From a region of the Gossypium raimondii isolate GPD5lz chromosome 10, ASM2569854v1, whole genome shotgun sequence genome:
- the LOC105777056 gene encoding TIR-only protein gives MQQRCASSAVNLCRKILQPHRVASVWPSPPPPQPPLCDIFINHRGVDTKRTIAGLLHGHLFRLGLRPFLDSMNMKAGDKLYGKIDPAIRSCKLGVAIISPNYCDSYFCLHELALLMECKKRVVPIFYDVKPSQLRVVDYGTSSAEELERFSWALEEAKYTVGLTFDSLQGDWSGFLNCATDAVIKNLVELEDAN, from the exons ATGCAGCAACGTTGTGCTTCATCAGCTGTGAACTTATGCCGCAAAATCCTTCAACCCCACCGAGTTGCCTCAGTCTGGCCGTCGCCGCCTCCACCGCAGCCGCCACTTTGCGATATCTTCATCAACCACCGTGGGGTCGATACGAAGAGAACCATTGCGGGGTTGCTCCACGGCCATTTGTTCAGGTTGGGGTTGAGACCTTTCCTCGATAGCATGAATATGAAAGCCGGCGATAAGCTGTACGGTAAAATAGATCCGGCTATTCGGAGCTGTAAGCTCGGCGTGGCGATCATTTCGCCGAATTATTGCGATTCGTACTTTTGCTTACATGAGCTTGCGCTTTTGATGGAGTGTAAGAAAAGGGTTGTGCCCATATTTTACGACGTTAAACCGTCGCAACTTCGGGTGGTGGATTACGGGACCAGCTCGGCCGAGGAATTGGAAAGGTTTAGTTGGGCTCTCGAGGAAGCTAAATATACCGTTGGACTTACGTTCGATAGTTTACAAGG GGACTGGTCGGGTTTCTTGAATTGTGCAACCGATGCTGTTATTAAGAACTTGGTGGAATTGGAAGATGCTAATTGA
- the LOC105775976 gene encoding TIR-only protein yields the protein MQQRCASSAVNLCHKILQPHRVASVWPPPPPPTPPLQPPLQLSLQPPLQPPLCDIFINHRGVDTKRTIVGLLYGHLFRLGLRPFLDTMNMKPGDKLFGKIDPAIRSCKLGVAIFSPNYCNSYFCLHELALLMECKKRVVPIFYDVKPSQLRVVDCGISSAEELERFSWALEEAKYTVGLTFDSLQGDWSGFLNCATDAVIKNLVELEDAN from the exons ATGCAGCAACGTTGTGCTTCATCAGCTGTGAACTTATGCCACAAAATCCTTCAACCCCACCGCGTTGCCTCAGTCTGGCCGCCGCCGCCTCCACCTACGCCGCCACTGCAGCCGCCATTGCAGCTGTCACTGCAGCCGCCACTGCAGCCGCCACTTTGCGATATCTTCATCAACCACCGTGGGGTCGATACGAAGAGAACCATTGTGGGGTTGCTCTACGGCCATTTGTTCAGGTTGGGGTTGAGACCTTTCCTGGATACCATGAATATGAAACCCGGAGATAAGCTGTTCGGTAAAATAGACCCGGCTATTCGGAGCTGTAAGCTCGGCGTGGCCATCTTTTCGCCGAACTATTGCAATTCGTACTTTTGCTTACATGAGCTTGCGCTTTTGATGGAGTGTAAGAAAAGGGTTGTACCCATATTTTACGACGTGAAACCGTCGCAACTGCGGGTGGTGGATTGCGGGATCAGCTCGGCCGAGGAATTGGAGAGGTTTAGTTGGGCGCTCGAGGAAGCTAAATATACCGTTGGACTTACGTTCGATAGTTTACAAGG GGACTGGTCGGGTTTCTTGAATTGTGCAACCGATGCTGTTATTAAGAACTTGGTGGAATTGGAAGATGCTAATTGA
- the LOC105774913 gene encoding uncharacterized protein At4g04980: MPGTFCGLSPMLFGRKLVQGQKAPLPRKENSCQSSACNFILIMELRKKIIAFRDIIDLPPPSSTLVSTDQLLIGTMKDLHKFYPESIPYFRISEFKKLPLDKALIYFCKALQGLGDTSKMSDEWINKYKYDIHDNDNCKNVDKLVEIAVATLNGLIKIAKEKFDMMDEDEENKEFGPKAKTFGKVLKESYSEYGSSSPSPVTPTSVLPELMNGSPKSSYSSSLLLPLRVQAVGKSNPVDVKRLESDMLPKVQVHVQNSLNQKKVAAVEKQKKEAKGNSPVRKTSEVPHLNSSNASGDKAKSSLNAALPSSPLGRLHSELLKDKVGAEKSTLPSPSPSPLSASLLPSPSPSASQLSSPLSTSLLPSPSPSASQLPSPLSTSLLPSPSPSASPLPSPSASQLPSPSPLSETPSADVLLPSPQSQRVKMSMDMETDIRLLPPPPKPSAEVLLAPLPSLPTKLSTDKAVDIRAFAPSAPPTAASALAPPLLQQNVVSGGPPLPSPPMLQRNVEAVQATKVATESQLPSPLSMLTNITVAGIPLPRPPSPPPPVSSKPNVMAIGAPLLPPPPVLLQSKVVATGAPLPPPPPPPPPGTVSTMPSRQPPMILSKGSGPLLPPPPSPPMSNGGAAPPPSPHGAAKSLRPKKANTKLKRSSHIGNLYRVWRGKIDECPKQGKSPTGTKTGVGTIIINGKQGISDALAEMNKRSDYFQQIEEDVDKHAKSITELKTAVNTFNTKDMTKLLKFHKHLESILENLTDETQVLTRFEGFPTKKLEALRTASGLYLKLESMITVLQNWKIEPPLAELLNKVDRYFNKIKGEIVALERTKDELTKKFKSQDIDFDFQILVQIKEAMVDVSSNCMELAMKERREVKLRENEVSKAKAEAQRKVCIKMLWRAFQLAFRVYTFAGLSHDDRADQLTPELADESQIDPQ, translated from the exons ATGCCAGGAACTTTCTGTGGTTTATCACCAATGTTGTTTGGTCGGAAGCTTGTCCag GGACAAAAGGCCCCTCTACCAAGGAAGGAAAATTCATGTCAATCAAGTGCCTGCAACTTCATTTTGATTATGGAGCTTAGGAAAAAAATCATTGCTTTCAGGGACATCATTGATCTGCCACCACCTTCTAGCACTTTAGTTTCAACAGACCAG TTGTTGATTGGAACAATGAAAGATCTTCATAAGTTCTACCCTGAAAGCATACCCTATTTTCGCATTTCAGAGTTCAAAAAATTGCCTCTTGATAAG GCGCTGATATACTTTTGCAAGGCTTTGCAAGGCCTTGGGGACACATCAAAGATGAGCGATGAGTGGATAAACAAATATAAGTACGATATACATGATAATGACAACTGCAAAAATGTCGATAAGCTCG TTGAAATCGCTGTGGCTACACTCAATGGATTGATTAAGATAGCAAAGGAGAAATTCGATATGATGGATGAAGATGAAGAGAACAAAGAGTTCGGTCCGAAGGCGAAAACGTTCGGAAAGGTTTTGAAGGAATCGTATTCGGAGTATGGCTCGAGTAGCCCTTCTCCGGTGACACCAACTTCTGTCCTGCCTGAATTGATGAATGGTTCGCCGAAATCCTCTTATTCGTCATCACTTTTGTTGCCTCTTCGGGTTCAAGCGGTTGGGAAATCGAATCCTGTAGATGTGAAGCGGCTCGAGTCAGATATGCTTCCGAAGGTTCAAGTCCATGTTCAGAACTCATTGAACCAAAAGAAGGTTGCTGCTGTTGAGAAAcagaagaaagaagcaaagggCAATTCCCCAGTGAGAAAAACATCAGAGGTTCCCCATTTGAATTCAAGCAATGCTTCTGGTGATAAAGCAAAGAGCTCACTGAATGCAGCATTGCCATCATCGCCTTTAGGGAGGCTACATTCCGAGTTGTTGAAAGATAAAGTAGGTGCAGAAAAATCAACATTGccatcaccatcaccatcaccaCTATCAGCATCCCTATTGCCGTCACCGTCACCATCAGCATCACAATTGTCATCACCACTATCAACATCCCTATTGCCATCACCGTCACCATCAGCATCACAATTGCCATCACCACTATCAACATCCCTATTGCCATCACCGTCACCTTCAGCATCACCATTGCCATCACCATCAGCGTCACAATTACCATCACCGTCACCACTATCAGAAACACCATCTGCAGATGTGTTACTGCCATCCCCGCAATCACAGCGAGTAAAAATGTCAATGGATATGGAGACGGACATAAGATTACTTCCACCACCACCGAAACCGTCGGCTGAAGTTTTATTGGCTCCCCTGCCATCCCTGCCAACAAAGCTGTCAACAGATAAGGCAGTAGATATAAGAGCATTTGCACCATCGGCGCCACCGACAGCAGCATCAGCACTAGCACCACCATTGTTGCAACAAAATGTAGTATCGGGAGGACCGCCATTGCCTTCGCCCCCAATGTTGCAACGAAATGTAGAAGCGGTACAAGCAACAAAAGTAGCAACAGAGTCACAGTTGCCTTCACCACTTTCAATGCTAACAAATATAACAGTGGCTGGAATACCATTACCACGTCCGCCATCACCTCCACCTCCGGTCTCATCGAAGCCAAATGTAATGGCTATAGGAGCACCCCTTCTACCACCACCTCCAGTCCTATTGCAGTCAAAAGTAGTGGCAACCGGAGCACCActtccaccaccaccaccacctcctCCTCCTGGAACAGTATCAACAATGCCATCACGCCAACCACCGATGATCCTTTCAAAAGGATCGGGACCATTGCTGCCGCCACCGCCATCACCCCCCATGTCAAACGGAGGAGCTGCTCCACCACCTTCTCCACATGGTGCGGCAAAATCCTTGCGCCCCAAGAAAGCAAATACTAAATTGAAGCGATCAAGCCATATAGGTAACCTATATCGGGTTTGGAGGGGCAAAATCGACGAATGTCCCAAGCAAGGCAAGTCACCTACTGGTACAAAAACTGGGGTTGGAACCATCATCATCAATGGCAAACAAGGCATATCTGATGCATTAGCAGAGATGAACAAGAG ATCGGATTATTTCCAACAAATAGAAGAAGATGTCGACAAGCATGCTAAATCAATCACAGAACTCAAAACTGCTGTTAACACATTCAATACAAAGGACATGACAAAGCTGCTCAAGTTCCACAAACATTTAGAATCCATTCTTGAGAACTTAACAGATGAAACCCAG GTTCTAACAAGGTTTGAAGGGTTCCCAACCAAAAAGTTGGAAGCATTAAGGACAGCTTCAGGACTTTATTTGAAATTAGAATCAATGATCACTGTGCTACAAAACTGGAAGATTGAGCCTCCTTTGGCTGAGCTTCTTAACAAGGTTGATCGTTACTTCAACAAG ATCAAAGGTGAAATAGTCGCCCTGGAAAGAACCAAAGATGAATTAACCAAGAAATTCAAGAGCCAAGACATCGATTTCGACTTCCAAATCCTCGTACAAATCAAAGAAGCAATGGTTGATGTTTCATCCAATTGCATGGAACTAGCAATGAAG GAAAGAAGAGAAGTGAAGCTAAGAGAAAACGAAGTATCCAAAGCCAAAGCTGAAGCTCAAAGGAAAGTGTGCATTAAAATGCTGTGGAGAGCTTTCCAATTGGCTTTCAGGGTTTATACATTCGCCGGCCTAAGCCATGATGATCGTGCCGATCAACTGACCCCAGAATTGGCTGACGAAAGCCAAATCGATCCTCaataa